Proteins encoded by one window of Hyphomicrobium nitrativorans NL23:
- the acnA gene encoding aconitate hydratase AcnA, protein MSAPTTVTSAPASLDSFNCKRTLTVDGREYVYYSLPEAEKNGLPGISKLPYAMKVLLENLLRHEDGRSVTKADIEGAAEWLDNRGRAEREIGFRPARVLMQDFTGVPAVVDLAAMRDGMLKLGGDAKKINPLVPVDLVIDHSVIVDDFGNPQAFANNVELEYERNGERYVFLKWGQDAFANFRVVPPGTGICHQVNLEYLAQTVWTATNGNGETLAYPDTLVGTDSHTTMVNGLAVLGWGVGGIEAEAAMLGQPQSMLIPEVIGFELTGALKEGVTATDLVLTVTQMLRKKGVVGKFVEFYGAGLNTLTLADRATIANMAPEYGATCGFFPVDTETLNYLVVSGRDAQRVALVEAYSKAQGLFRTADAADPVFTDTLSLDLSTVGPSLAGPKRPEGRIALSDVKDGFGTALAGEYKKTGDTEQRFAVAGRDFDLGHGDVVIAAITSCTNTSNPSVLIAAGLLARNAAEKGLTSKPWVKTSLAPGSQVVAAYLDKAGLQPYLDKVGFNLVGFGCTTCIGNSGPLAPEISKTINDNGLVAAAVLSGNRNFEGRVSPDVQANYLASPPLVVAYALAGTVTRDLSTEPLGLGSDGSPVYLKDIWPSNQEVQKFIAENISRDLFKSKYADVFRGDEHWATIKTSTGLTYSWDAKSTYVQNPPYFDGITKTPRPITDIEGARVLALFGDKITTDHISPAGSIKAASPAGKYLLDEGVEPRDFNQYGTRRGNHEVMMRGTFANIRIKNHMVTDEAGNVVEGGYTIHHPSGERLAIYDAAQRYAEEKVPLVVFAGVEYGNGSSRDWAAKGTNLLGVKAVIAQSFERIHRSNLVGMGVIPFVFEAGTSWQSLGLDGSETVTLKGVAGLKPRQIVDAIITKTDGSQSKVPLICRIDTLDEIEYFKNGGILSYVLRNLAA, encoded by the coding sequence GTGAGCGCACCCACGACCGTCACCTCTGCGCCGGCCTCCCTCGACAGCTTCAACTGCAAGAGGACGCTCACCGTCGACGGTCGGGAGTATGTCTATTACTCGCTGCCCGAAGCCGAGAAGAACGGTCTTCCCGGAATTTCGAAGCTGCCATACGCGATGAAGGTGCTGCTCGAAAACCTGCTGCGCCACGAGGACGGCCGCTCGGTCACCAAGGCCGACATCGAGGGCGCCGCCGAATGGCTCGACAACAGGGGCCGGGCGGAGCGCGAGATCGGCTTTCGTCCCGCGCGCGTTTTGATGCAGGACTTCACCGGCGTGCCGGCGGTCGTCGATCTCGCCGCGATGCGCGACGGCATGCTGAAGCTCGGCGGCGACGCGAAGAAGATCAACCCGTTGGTGCCGGTCGATCTCGTCATCGACCACTCGGTGATCGTCGACGACTTCGGCAATCCGCAGGCGTTCGCCAACAACGTCGAACTCGAATACGAGCGCAACGGCGAGCGCTACGTGTTCCTGAAGTGGGGGCAGGATGCGTTCGCGAACTTCCGCGTGGTGCCGCCGGGCACCGGCATCTGCCACCAGGTGAACCTCGAATATCTTGCGCAGACGGTGTGGACGGCGACGAACGGCAACGGCGAAACGCTCGCCTACCCCGATACGCTCGTCGGCACCGACAGCCACACCACGATGGTCAACGGACTGGCCGTGCTCGGCTGGGGCGTCGGCGGTATCGAAGCAGAGGCCGCGATGCTCGGCCAACCGCAGTCGATGCTGATCCCGGAAGTGATCGGCTTCGAGCTCACAGGCGCGCTCAAAGAGGGCGTGACCGCAACCGACCTCGTGCTCACCGTCACGCAGATGCTGCGCAAGAAGGGCGTCGTCGGAAAGTTCGTCGAATTCTACGGCGCGGGTCTCAACACACTTACGCTCGCCGACCGCGCGACCATCGCCAACATGGCGCCCGAGTACGGTGCAACGTGCGGCTTCTTCCCCGTCGATACGGAAACGCTCAACTACCTCGTCGTCTCGGGGCGTGACGCGCAGCGCGTGGCGCTGGTCGAAGCCTATTCCAAGGCGCAAGGCCTTTTCCGCACGGCCGACGCCGCCGATCCCGTGTTCACCGACACGCTCTCGCTCGATCTTTCGACGGTCGGGCCGTCGCTCGCCGGACCCAAGCGTCCCGAAGGGCGCATCGCGCTTTCCGACGTCAAGGACGGGTTCGGCACCGCGCTTGCGGGCGAATACAAGAAGACCGGCGATACCGAGCAGCGGTTTGCCGTCGCGGGACGCGACTTCGATCTCGGCCACGGCGATGTCGTGATCGCGGCCATCACGAGCTGCACCAACACGTCGAACCCGTCGGTGCTGATCGCCGCCGGTCTGCTTGCGCGCAACGCGGCGGAGAAGGGACTCACGTCGAAGCCTTGGGTGAAGACGTCGCTTGCGCCCGGAAGCCAGGTCGTTGCCGCCTATCTCGATAAGGCGGGCCTTCAGCCCTATCTCGACAAGGTCGGGTTCAACCTCGTCGGCTTCGGCTGCACCACCTGCATCGGAAACTCCGGCCCGCTCGCGCCAGAGATCTCGAAGACGATCAACGACAACGGTCTCGTTGCCGCCGCCGTGCTCTCCGGCAACCGCAACTTCGAAGGGCGCGTGAGCCCCGACGTGCAGGCCAACTATCTCGCTTCACCGCCGCTCGTCGTCGCGTATGCGCTCGCCGGAACGGTAACGCGCGATCTTTCGACCGAACCGCTTGGGCTCGGCTCGGACGGAAGCCCCGTCTACCTCAAGGACATCTGGCCTTCGAACCAGGAGGTGCAGAAGTTCATCGCCGAAAACATCTCGCGCGATCTCTTCAAGTCGAAGTACGCCGACGTTTTCCGCGGCGACGAGCACTGGGCCACCATCAAGACCAGCACCGGTCTCACCTATAGCTGGGACGCCAAGTCGACCTACGTGCAGAACCCGCCCTACTTCGACGGCATCACGAAAACGCCGCGTCCGATCACGGACATCGAAGGCGCGCGGGTGCTCGCGCTGTTCGGCGACAAGATCACGACCGACCACATCTCGCCCGCGGGCTCCATCAAGGCGGCCTCTCCGGCCGGAAAGTATCTGCTCGACGAGGGCGTGGAACCGCGCGACTTCAACCAGTACGGCACGCGCCGCGGCAACCACGAGGTGATGATGCGCGGCACGTTCGCCAATATCCGCATCAAGAACCATATGGTGACGGACGAGGCGGGCAACGTCGTCGAAGGCGGCTACACGATCCATCATCCGTCGGGCGAGCGGCTTGCGATCTACGATGCCGCGCAGCGCTACGCGGAGGAGAAGGTTCCACTCGTCGTGTTCGCCGGTGTGGAGTACGGCAACGGCTCCTCGCGCGATTGGGCCGCCAAGGGCACCAACCTGCTCGGCGTCAAAGCCGTGATCGCGCAGTCGTTCGAGCGCATCCACCGTTCGAATCTCGTCGGCATGGGCGTCATCCCGTTCGTGTTCGAAGCGGGCACAAGCTGGCAGTCGCTTGGGCTCGACGGCAGCGAGACCGTGACGCTCAAGGGCGTGGCCGGGCTCAAGCCGCGCCAGATCGTGGACGCCATCATCACCAAAACCGACGGCAGCCAGTCCAAGGTGCCGCTCATCTGCCGTATCGATACGCTCGACGAGATCGAATACTTCAAGAACGGCGGCATCCTCTCGTACGTCCTGCGCAATCTGGCGGCCTAG
- a CDS encoding DUF1223 domain-containing protein — translation MSKTVRLLRRLVIPAAGLVLLATGLVSAQQPVPTHALGAGPPRAVIELFTSQGCADCPAADALLKTFVDRDDMVALTLPVDYWDYLGWKDTLAGPRNAERQRAYVERFGTGTVFTPQAVVNGTMEVLGSDANEIDRAIRATETALSSSRIPVLFWHFGNTIIIETGGAAPEAEPREATIWLAVVQRKVDVPIKGGENAGKTLTYYNVVRELTPVGVWNGRPATIRLARAAIMRPETEDLIVLIQEAETGPILGAARLMGN, via the coding sequence GTGTCGAAGACTGTCCGTCTGCTGCGTCGCCTCGTCATTCCCGCCGCCGGGCTCGTTCTGCTCGCGACGGGGCTCGTCTCCGCGCAGCAACCCGTACCGACACACGCGCTCGGCGCCGGGCCGCCGCGGGCGGTGATCGAGCTTTTCACCAGCCAGGGGTGTGCGGACTGCCCGGCCGCCGATGCCTTGCTTAAGACGTTCGTCGACCGCGACGACATGGTCGCGCTCACGCTCCCCGTCGATTACTGGGATTATCTCGGCTGGAAGGATACGCTCGCGGGTCCGCGCAACGCCGAGCGGCAGCGCGCGTATGTGGAGCGGTTCGGCACCGGCACGGTGTTTACGCCGCAAGCTGTCGTCAACGGCACCATGGAGGTGCTCGGCTCCGACGCCAACGAGATCGACCGTGCCATCCGCGCCACCGAGACGGCGCTCTCGTCGAGCCGCATCCCCGTTCTCTTCTGGCACTTCGGCAACACGATCATCATCGAGACCGGGGGCGCTGCCCCTGAGGCCGAGCCGCGCGAAGCGACGATCTGGCTCGCCGTCGTTCAAAGAAAAGTCGATGTGCCGATCAAGGGCGGCGAAAACGCCGGGAAGACGCTCACCTACTACAACGTGGTCCGCGAGCTTACGCCGGTGGGCGTGTGGAACGGCCGGCCGGCCACGATCCGGCTCGCGCGCGCGGCGATCATGCGTCCCGAAACGGAAGACCTGATCGTGCTGATCCAGGAAGCCGAGACCGGGCCCATCCTCGGCGCGGCTCGCTTGATGGGGAACTGA
- a CDS encoding NADPH:quinone oxidoreductase family protein: MKAALCKTLDGPEAVAVEEIAEPEAGAGEVVVRVRAAALNFFDTLITRGKYQTKPELPFSPGGEIAGVVERLGAGVTGFALGDRVAAAVGYGGAREKVVVPTESLIPVPAGVSDAVASGVSITFGTAIHGLKDRGNVKPGETVAVLGASGGAGQAAIEIAKLMGARVIACASSDDKLALCKALGADEVVNYDTADLKQALKDLTGGRGVDVVYDCVGDRYAEPAVRALAWEGRFLVVGFAAGEIPKLPLNLLMLKGAAAIGVFWSEAVRRNPAAHRANMVQVLDWVAAGKLEPRIHGLYPLAEVREAIGVIDRREAVGKVVLTMAD, from the coding sequence ATGAAGGCGGCCCTTTGCAAGACCCTCGACGGCCCGGAGGCCGTGGCCGTGGAGGAGATTGCGGAGCCCGAAGCGGGCGCCGGCGAGGTGGTGGTGCGCGTGCGGGCAGCCGCGCTCAACTTTTTCGACACGTTGATTACGCGCGGAAAATACCAGACGAAGCCGGAGCTTCCCTTCTCTCCGGGCGGCGAAATCGCCGGTGTTGTGGAACGTCTGGGCGCGGGCGTTACGGGCTTCGCGCTGGGCGACCGTGTCGCGGCCGCCGTCGGATACGGCGGCGCGCGCGAGAAGGTGGTCGTCCCCACCGAGAGCCTGATCCCTGTTCCGGCAGGTGTCTCGGACGCGGTGGCCTCGGGCGTCAGCATCACGTTCGGAACCGCGATCCACGGCCTCAAGGATCGCGGCAACGTGAAGCCTGGAGAGACCGTGGCCGTGCTGGGAGCGTCGGGCGGTGCGGGCCAGGCGGCAATAGAGATCGCCAAGCTGATGGGCGCGCGCGTGATCGCATGCGCCTCGTCCGACGACAAGCTCGCGCTCTGCAAAGCGCTGGGTGCCGATGAGGTCGTGAATTACGACACAGCCGATCTCAAGCAGGCGCTGAAGGATCTCACCGGCGGACGCGGCGTGGACGTGGTCTACGACTGCGTCGGCGACCGCTATGCGGAACCCGCGGTGCGCGCACTCGCTTGGGAAGGCCGCTTCCTTGTGGTCGGCTTTGCGGCCGGTGAAATCCCGAAACTGCCGCTCAATCTCCTGATGCTGAAAGGCGCGGCGGCCATCGGCGTGTTCTGGAGCGAAGCCGTGCGGCGCAATCCGGCGGCCCACCGCGCCAACATGGTCCAGGTTCTGGATTGGGTTGCGGCCGGGAAACTCGAACCCCGCATTCACGGGCTCTATCCGCTCGCAGAAGTTCGCGAGGCCATCGGCGTGATCGACCGGCGCGAAGCCGTGGGCAAGGTCGTGCTGACGATGGCCGATTGA
- a CDS encoding RNA methyltransferase → MTSTNWPPKARGYFAIGAERSSKALNLGNLMRSAHAFGAGFTFTIGAQYQALEARADTSKGHWHLPHYNWDTPADLILPKGCRLVGVELIDEAVDLPSFRHPLQAAYVLGPERGSLSDALLERCDFTVKIPTSFCVNVAMAGAIVMYDRVKSLAPFAARPISEGVLSVTPVPPVRINTGGGGRVDDRAVSLPV, encoded by the coding sequence ATGACCTCCACCAATTGGCCCCCCAAGGCGCGCGGCTATTTCGCCATCGGCGCCGAGCGTTCCTCAAAGGCGCTCAATCTCGGCAACCTGATGCGGTCGGCTCATGCCTTCGGCGCGGGCTTCACCTTCACCATCGGCGCGCAGTATCAGGCGCTGGAAGCACGCGCCGACACGTCCAAGGGACATTGGCATCTGCCCCACTACAACTGGGACACCCCCGCCGATCTGATCCTGCCGAAGGGGTGCCGTCTGGTCGGTGTCGAGCTGATCGACGAGGCCGTGGATCTGCCGAGCTTCCGCCATCCTCTTCAGGCCGCCTACGTTCTGGGCCCGGAGCGTGGCTCGCTTTCCGACGCGCTGCTCGAACGCTGCGACTTCACCGTCAAGATCCCGACCAGCTTCTGTGTCAACGTCGCGATGGCGGGCGCAATCGTGATGTACGATCGCGTCAAGAGCCTCGCGCCGTTTGCGGCGCGGCCCATCTCGGAAGGGGTCCTCTCGGTGACGCCGGTTCCGCCCGTCCGGATCAACACCGGAGGGGGCGGACGGGTGGATGACAGAGCGGTCTCGCTCCCCGTATAA
- a CDS encoding invasion associated locus B family protein, with protein MMALRSIPTLICSAVALLWATPLSAQSADGAVEKGRYGQWIVHQSAGDDPKICFAASQPQTKEPAGANRSAIVFYVSAWPKDGIKSEVSIKLGYPIRPDSPVAVEVGTDEFQLFAKDDRAYVADATDELKLIEALKKGNAVVVKATSARGTQTTDTYSLQGISRALQEMASACP; from the coding sequence ATGATGGCACTTCGTTCGATCCCGACCCTGATCTGTTCCGCCGTGGCCCTTCTCTGGGCGACGCCTCTCTCCGCCCAAAGCGCAGACGGCGCCGTCGAGAAAGGGCGCTATGGGCAATGGATTGTCCATCAAAGCGCGGGAGACGATCCCAAGATCTGCTTTGCGGCGTCCCAGCCGCAGACAAAGGAGCCGGCTGGGGCGAACCGCTCCGCCATCGTGTTCTATGTCTCCGCATGGCCCAAGGACGGGATCAAGTCCGAAGTGTCCATCAAGCTCGGCTATCCCATCCGGCCGGACAGTCCGGTCGCTGTCGAGGTGGGAACCGACGAGTTTCAGCTTTTCGCCAAGGACGACCGCGCCTATGTCGCGGACGCAACCGACGAGTTGAAGCTCATCGAGGCCCTTAAAAAGGGCAACGCGGTTGTGGTGAAGGCCACGTCCGCCCGCGGAACGCAGACGACCGACACCTACTCGCTGCAGGGTATTTCGAGGGCGCTACAGGAAATGGCGAGCGCCTGTCCGTAA
- a CDS encoding Smr/MutS family protein, which translates to MGKKPPHQPPRRRHLSKEDEALWDYMAASLKPIPGKKTRYIVGADDLEGVPPFELKADGKGKPGKKSALKAPPPPPPTSTAVPKPLSATPALNVFDRKAARKLRQGRFEIEARIDLHGMRQHEAHAALRGFLFSAFRRGLRWVLVITGKGISRREREDADYGFGTVERGVLRKNVPMWLAEPELRAIVVSYTAAAIPHGGEGALYVQLRNPERTRP; encoded by the coding sequence ATGGGAAAGAAACCGCCACATCAGCCGCCCCGCCGCCGTCATCTCTCGAAGGAAGACGAAGCCCTTTGGGACTACATGGCCGCGTCGTTGAAGCCCATTCCTGGCAAAAAGACCCGGTACATTGTGGGTGCGGACGATCTCGAAGGCGTTCCCCCATTCGAACTCAAAGCCGACGGCAAGGGCAAGCCCGGCAAAAAATCCGCGCTCAAAGCTCCGCCCCCTCCTCCGCCGACGAGCACCGCCGTCCCGAAGCCGCTATCGGCGACGCCCGCCCTCAATGTCTTCGACCGCAAGGCCGCGCGGAAGCTGCGTCAGGGACGCTTCGAAATCGAAGCACGCATCGACCTGCACGGGATGCGCCAGCACGAGGCACACGCCGCACTCAGGGGCTTTCTGTTCTCTGCCTTCCGGCGCGGGCTGCGCTGGGTGCTGGTGATCACGGGGAAGGGCATCTCGCGCCGCGAACGCGAGGACGCGGACTACGGCTTCGGCACCGTGGAACGTGGCGTGCTGCGCAAGAACGTGCCGATGTGGCTTGCAGAGCCCGAGCTCCGTGCCATCGTGGTGAGCTATACGGCAGCGGCCATTCCTCACGGAGGCGAAGGCGCGCTTTACGTGCAGCTCCGCAACCCCGAGCGCACCCGCCCGTAA
- the mltA gene encoding murein transglycosylase A — protein MPLGAPTSEPVSLAAAFSPVPFAELPGWGDDDHLAAFQAFARSAPALREAGERASGKTKAANAALVAAAELALSKADAITTRDAARAFFEQMFVPHRVEHKSTAGLLTGYYEPVLDASREASGAFRVPIYRRPPDLVNLVGEAERGALADAPTHARKTASGVEPYATRAEIEAGALAGEGLELVWLEDPVDAFFLHVQGSGRIRFADGESIRITYDGKNGHPYTSIGRYLIDTGAMAAEEMSLDALKVWLTAHPESARRVMQQNKSFVFFRELDGDADAPLGALGTGLSDGRSLAVDTGYHALGTPIYVAAPTLKPWGERSFEQLMIAQDVGSAIRGPERGDIYFGSGEDAGRLAGSTKHPGRFFVLLPRDAA, from the coding sequence ATGCCCCTTGGAGCCCCAACGTCTGAGCCGGTGAGCCTCGCGGCGGCCTTCTCGCCCGTTCCGTTTGCGGAGCTTCCGGGCTGGGGCGATGACGATCACCTCGCGGCGTTTCAAGCGTTCGCAAGATCGGCGCCCGCGTTGCGAGAAGCCGGAGAGCGGGCATCCGGCAAAACGAAAGCGGCAAATGCGGCACTCGTTGCGGCGGCCGAGCTTGCCCTGTCCAAAGCAGACGCCATCACGACCCGCGACGCAGCGCGCGCCTTCTTCGAGCAGATGTTCGTGCCGCATCGCGTGGAGCACAAAAGCACGGCGGGGCTTCTCACCGGCTATTACGAACCCGTGCTCGATGCGTCCCGCGAAGCGAGCGGCGCCTTTCGCGTTCCCATCTATCGCCGCCCGCCCGATCTCGTGAACCTCGTGGGTGAAGCGGAACGTGGCGCACTGGCGGATGCTCCCACCCACGCGCGCAAGACAGCCTCCGGCGTGGAGCCCTATGCCACGCGCGCCGAGATCGAAGCGGGTGCGCTGGCCGGCGAGGGCCTCGAACTTGTCTGGCTGGAAGATCCCGTCGATGCGTTTTTTCTGCACGTCCAGGGTTCGGGACGCATCCGCTTCGCTGACGGCGAGAGCATCCGCATCACCTACGACGGCAAGAACGGCCATCCCTACACGTCGATCGGGCGATACCTCATCGATACCGGCGCGATGGCGGCCGAAGAGATGTCGCTCGATGCCCTCAAGGTGTGGCTGACGGCGCATCCGGAGAGCGCGCGCCGGGTGATGCAACAGAACAAGTCATTCGTATTCTTCCGCGAGCTTGACGGCGATGCGGACGCCCCTCTCGGCGCGTTGGGAACCGGATTGTCGGATGGCCGTAGCCTTGCGGTCGATACCGGCTATCACGCGCTCGGAACGCCGATTTACGTCGCGGCCCCCACACTGAAACCGTGGGGAGAACGTAGCTTCGAACAGCTAATGATCGCGCAGGACGTGGGCTCCGCGATCCGCGGGCCGGAGCGGGGCGATATCTATTTCGGTTCGGGTGAAGACGCGGGGCGGTTGGCGGGCTCCACAAAGCACCCCGGACGGTTCTTCGTCCTGCTCCCGCGCGACGCGGCGTAA
- a CDS encoding Tim44/TimA family putative adaptor protein codes for MDGEINLLTLLSLVVAVVAIIKLRSLLGRRTEEDESRIERKREAMNKQVAGAQSDKVVALPQRGRQAEPAEATVSVAEVEERIKAFAGADTQLATRLMDILRLDSTFEPETFIRGAKQAYEMIVTAFAEGNRRMLRDLLSADVLDSFSRAISEREQQNLVIDQSFVGINKADILEAEVSSKGIASITVRFVSQLISATRDKSGEIVDGDESRVKDVTDIWTFSRDISSKEARRNLNWKLVGTQSPN; via the coding sequence ATGGATGGCGAAATCAATCTTCTGACGCTTCTGTCTCTCGTCGTCGCCGTTGTCGCGATCATCAAGCTGAGGAGCCTCCTCGGCCGGCGGACGGAAGAGGACGAGTCCCGCATCGAGCGCAAGCGCGAGGCGATGAACAAGCAGGTTGCCGGTGCGCAGTCCGATAAGGTGGTTGCGTTGCCCCAGCGCGGCCGTCAGGCCGAGCCGGCCGAAGCGACCGTCTCGGTGGCCGAGGTCGAGGAGCGCATTAAGGCGTTTGCCGGTGCGGACACACAGCTCGCCACACGCCTGATGGATATTCTGCGCCTCGACAGCACGTTTGAGCCCGAGACCTTTATCCGCGGCGCCAAGCAGGCTTACGAAATGATCGTGACGGCGTTTGCCGAGGGCAATCGGCGCATGCTCCGCGATCTCCTGAGCGCTGATGTGCTGGACAGCTTCAGCCGCGCGATTTCCGAGCGCGAGCAGCAGAACCTCGTCATCGACCAGAGCTTCGTCGGCATCAACAAGGCGGACATCCTCGAAGCCGAAGTCAGCTCCAAAGGCATCGCCAGCATCACCGTGCGCTTCGTGAGCCAGCTCATCAGCGCCACGCGTGACAAGTCCGGCGAAATCGTGGATGGGGACGAGTCCCGCGTGAAGGACGTGACCGACATCTGGACGTTCTCGCGTGACATTTCCAGCAAGGAAGCACGTCGGAATCTCAACTGGAAGCTGGTCGGCACGCAGTCGCCAAACTGA
- the secB gene encoding protein-export chaperone SecB has protein sequence MAEEKKPTPQAAAGTDSNEVAVEAQIVGQFIKDLSFENPSLGKLLEGPAEPPSIKLEINVAAKKLKQDDFFESVIDFKAVASNKDGTIYDLEVLYAGLFRIKNMPEAALEPFLLVNCPTLTFPFLRRLVADITREGGFPPLLLDPIDFGQLFMRRKQDMAAAANSKPN, from the coding sequence ATGGCAGAAGAAAAGAAGCCGACACCGCAAGCCGCAGCCGGCACCGATTCCAACGAGGTGGCCGTCGAGGCGCAGATCGTCGGACAGTTCATCAAGGATCTCTCGTTCGAGAACCCGAGCCTCGGCAAGCTTCTCGAAGGACCGGCCGAACCGCCGAGCATCAAGCTCGAAATCAACGTTGCCGCCAAGAAGCTCAAGCAGGACGACTTCTTCGAGAGCGTGATCGACTTCAAGGCCGTCGCCTCCAACAAGGACGGCACGATCTACGATCTCGAAGTGCTTTACGCGGGTCTGTTCCGCATCAAGAACATGCCTGAAGCTGCGCTTGAGCCGTTCCTGCTGGTCAACTGCCCGACCTTGACGTTCCCGTTCCTGCGCCGGCTCGTGGCCGACATCACGCGCGAAGGCGGCTTCCCGCCGCTGCTGCTCGATCCGATCGACTTCGGACAGCTTTTCATGCGCCGGAAGCAGGACATGGCGGCAGCCGCCAACTCCAAGCCCAACTGA
- the dnaQ gene encoding DNA polymerase III subunit epsilon, with translation MLREIVLDTETTGLDPRKGDRLVEIGCIEIVNRNPTGREFHQFINPERTVPAEAEAVHGLSTQFLLDKPVFADVAGDFLDFIAGDTLVIHNATFDVGFLNAELERLKLGPLAMSRVVDTLQLARRKHPAGPNSLDALCKRYGIDNSKRIKHGALMDSLLLAEVYVELLGERQATLGLGSNRGSAARDGRTGGPAKPAARPAPLAPRLSAAEIEVHRAFVETLGENALWKRYLASEKTDDAA, from the coding sequence ATGCTCCGCGAAATCGTCCTCGACACGGAAACCACCGGCCTCGATCCCCGCAAGGGCGATCGGCTGGTCGAAATCGGTTGCATCGAAATCGTAAACCGCAACCCGACAGGCCGCGAGTTTCACCAGTTCATCAACCCTGAGCGCACGGTGCCTGCGGAAGCCGAAGCCGTTCACGGGCTCTCCACGCAATTCCTGCTCGACAAGCCCGTGTTCGCCGACGTCGCGGGCGATTTCCTCGACTTCATCGCGGGCGACACGCTCGTCATTCACAACGCCACGTTCGACGTCGGATTCCTCAATGCGGAGCTGGAGCGGCTGAAGCTCGGTCCGCTCGCCATGAGCCGCGTCGTCGATACGCTCCAGCTCGCGCGGCGCAAGCATCCCGCAGGACCGAACAGCCTCGACGCACTTTGCAAACGCTACGGCATCGACAACTCGAAGCGCATCAAGCACGGCGCGCTGATGGACTCGCTGCTGCTGGCAGAGGTGTACGTCGAGCTTTTGGGCGAACGGCAGGCAACGCTTGGGCTCGGCTCGAACCGCGGGTCGGCGGCGCGCGATGGCCGCACCGGCGGCCCGGCGAAACCAGCCGCACGCCCGGCACCCCTCGCCCCGCGGCTCTCCGCCGCCGAGATCGAGGTCCATCGAGCGTTTGTCGAAACGCTCGGAGAGAACGCGCTGTGGAAGCGTTATCTCGCTTCCGAGAAAACGGATGACGCTGCCTAG
- the coaE gene encoding dephospho-CoA kinase (Dephospho-CoA kinase (CoaE) performs the final step in coenzyme A biosynthesis.) has protein sequence MIVVGLTGSIGMGKSTIADMFRRRGIPVFDADAEVHRLYTGEVTAAVEAAFPGTTEDGRVDRVRLAAALNNDETRFRKLEAIVHPLVRASERRFLHTAHESHAATAVLEVPLLFETGRDKQVDAVVVVSAPADVQRARVLARPGMTPEKLDGLLARQTPDEEKRQRADFVVDTGGTLADSEAQVDAILDSLKSKPAEAYARHWQDL, from the coding sequence ATGATCGTCGTTGGCCTCACCGGATCCATCGGCATGGGGAAATCGACGATTGCGGACATGTTTCGCCGCCGCGGCATCCCCGTGTTCGACGCGGACGCGGAAGTGCACCGTCTTTACACGGGTGAGGTGACTGCTGCCGTTGAAGCCGCGTTCCCCGGAACGACGGAGGACGGCCGCGTCGACCGCGTGCGCCTCGCCGCCGCGTTGAACAACGACGAAACCCGTTTCCGCAAGCTTGAGGCGATCGTGCATCCGCTGGTGCGCGCGTCCGAAAGGCGTTTTCTTCATACTGCGCACGAATCGCATGCCGCCACGGCCGTGCTCGAAGTCCCGCTATTGTTCGAAACGGGGCGCGACAAGCAGGTGGATGCCGTGGTTGTCGTCTCGGCGCCTGCGGATGTTCAGCGCGCCCGCGTTCTCGCGCGGCCCGGCATGACGCCGGAGAAGCTCGACGGATTGCTCGCACGGCAAACGCCGGATGAGGAAAAGCGCCAGCGCGCCGACTTCGTTGTGGATACGGGTGGCACGCTTGCCGACAGTGAAGCCCAGGTCGATGCTATCCTCGATTCGCTGAAATCGAAGCCGGCCGAAGCCTACGCACGGCACTGGCAAGACCTCTGA